One Nerophis lumbriciformis linkage group LG21, RoL_Nlum_v2.1, whole genome shotgun sequence DNA segment encodes these proteins:
- the bnipl gene encoding bcl-2/adenovirus E1B 19 kDa-interacting protein 2-like protein isoform X2, whose protein sequence is MNTDKSSLHDNNNDIVNLELRQEGDNFPRPPPGDSGRLDEEDVGPPGVSGGGGAKKRLAAPTLSLTLSHADSHEQSHDSVSVAALSSTLSLDINLEALETPSDSEAEPDGAHNLDWEDEFPRTKREGARGAAWSQGEPSGTGLMDLDQVDGEGRRWRKFCPSGQEYNVNMSVLEPYLQVLSHGGYYGDGMNAIILFTSCYLPENTVDDYDYVMEHLFRYMVGTLDLMVSENYVLVFLCAMAPRNKFPSIRWLRQCYTSIDRRLKKDLKGLLVVHPSWYFKVLLTVVKPFISDKFSKKIRFIQNLDQLSHVIPTDRLMIPDAIAQFDQQLNR, encoded by the exons ATGAACACTGAcaa GTCATCGCTTCATGACAACAACAATGACATCGTCAACTTGGAGCTGCGACAAGAAGGTGACAACTTCCCCAG aCCTCCTCCGGGGGATTCTGGAAGACTTGACGAGGAAGACGTCGGTCCGCCAGGAG TCTCAGGTGGGGGCGGAGCCAAGAAACGTCTGGCAGCTCCGACTCTCAGCCTGACGCTGAGCCACGCCGACTCTCACGAGCAAAGTCACGACAGCGTCTCGGTCGCGGCGCTCTCGTCCACGCTGTCGCTCGACATCAACCTGGAGGCGCTGGAGACGCCGTCCGACAGCGAGGCGGAGCCTGACGGCGCGCACAACCTGGACTGGGAGG ACGAGTTCCCTCGGACGAAGAGGGAGGGGGCGAGGGGCGCGGCCTGGAGCCAGGGGGAGCCGAGCGGGACGGGCCTGATGGACCTGGACCAGGTGGACGGCGAAGGGCGCCGCTGGAGGAAGTTCTGCCCGTCCGGCCAGGAATACAACGTCAACATGAGCGTCCTGGAGCCGTACCTCCAGGTGCTGTCACAcggag GTTACTATGGAGACGGGATGAACGCCATCATCCTCTTCACGTCGTGCTACCTTCCAGAAAACACGGTTGACGACTACGACTACGTGATGGAGCACCTGTTCAG GTACATGGTGGGCACCTTGGACCTGATGGTGTCCGAGAACTACGTGCTGGTCTTCCTGTGCGCGATGGCGCCCAGAAACAAGTTCCCGTCCATCCGATGGCTGCGCCAGTGCTACACCTCCATCGACAGAAG GTTGAAGAAGGACCTCAAAGGGCTACTGGTGGTGCATCCCAGCTGGTACTTCAAAGTCCTGCTCACTGTGGTCAAGCCTTTCATCAG TGACAAGTTCAGCAAGAAGATTCGTTTCATCCAAAATCTTGACCAGCTCTCCCACGTCATCCCCACAGACCGACTGATGATCCCGGACGCCATCGCTCA GTTTGACCAGCAGTTAAACAGATGA
- the prune gene encoding exopolyphosphatase PRUNE1: MEEFLSSCHAAVKANADASGQEFHVVLGNEACDLDSMVSTIAYAYFLSKTGGGETLSVPLLNIRQADLVLRPDNVFLLSQAGLSPDLLFFRDQLDLGALRRAGRLLLTLVDHNILPSSDSDLEGAVVEVIDHHLLEREPRPSCPVTVEMVGSCATLVTERLIQKAPEILDRQLAELLYATILTDCVNMAPAAGKVTPKDSQYAAALEARFPSMPPRGALFKALHSAKFDVSGLNTEQMLLKDMKSLSGSFSLAVSVLYLPLEVFLQRAELEAELSQFCHKFGFELLVMMSISFTEGNEPIRELALFSHSTPHREQVSQYLEQTGNPALDLCPISSPHARITAYHQGNALASRKKLLPLVKDFLRAREDEESLVPPTPTNSLVDGCPLDHGLPAISERALEEKFSKMADRGGS; this comes from the exons ATGGAGGAGTTTCTGTCGAGTTGCCACGCAGCAGTCAAG GCAAACGCGGACGCATCGGGACAGGAGTTCCATGTGGTTCTGGGGAACGAGGCCTGTGACCTGGATTCCATGGTGTCAACCATCGCGTATGCCTACTTCCTGTCCAAG ACGGGCGGGGGCGAGACGCTCAGCGTCCCGCTGCTCAACATCCGTCAGGCCGACCTGGTTCTTCGTCCGGACAATGTGTTCCTGCTGAGTCAGGCCGGATTGTCTCCGGACCTCTTGTTCTTCCGGGACCAGCTGGACTTGGGAGCTCTCCGAAGAGCTGGGCGGCTCCTCCTCACCTTGGTGGACCACAACATCCTTCCCAG TTCAGACAGTGACCTGGAGGGGGCGGTGGTGGAGGTGATAGACCATCACCTGCTGGAGAGAGAGCCCCGCCCCTCCTGCCCTGTTACCGTGGAGATGGTGGGCTCCTGCGCCACCTTAGTGACAGAACGCCTCATCCAGAAAGCTCCGGAGATCCTCGACCGGCAGCTCGCCGAGCTTCTCTACG CTACGATCCTGACAGACTGTGTCAACATGGCGCCCGCGGCGGGCAAGGTGACGCCCAAAGACAGTCAGTACGCGGCGGCGCTGGAGGCGCGATTCCCCTCCATGCCACCACGGGGCGCTCTCTTCAAGGCTCTGCACAGCGCCAAGTTTGACGTGTCAG GTCTCAACACGGAACAAATGTTGTTGAAGGACATGAAGAGTCTCTCCGGAAGTTTCTCCCTCGCCGTGTCGGTCCTCTACCTTCCACTAGAG GTGTTCTTGCAAAGGGCGGAGCTGGAGGCGGAGCTCTCACAATTCTGtcacaagtttggttttgagcTGCTCGTCATGATGAGCATTTCCTTCACCGAGGGCAACGAGCCGATCAGAGAACTCGCCCTCTTCAGCCACAGCACCCCCCACAGGGAACAG GTGAGCCAGTACCTGGAGCAGACGGGAAACCCCGCCCTCGACCTCTGTCCAATCAGCAGCCCTCATGCTCGCATCACGGCGTATCACCAAG GAAACGCCTTGGCGTCCCGCAAGAAGCTGCTACCCCTCGTTAAAGACTTCCTGAGGGCGCGCGAAGACGAGGAGTCTCTGGTGCCGCCCACGCCCACAAACAGCCTGGTGGACGGCTGCCCTCTGGACCACGGCCTGCCCGCCATCAGCGAGCGTGCTCTGGAGGAGAAGTTCAGCAAGATGGCCGACAGAGGAGGGTCTTGA
- the bnipl gene encoding bcl-2/adenovirus E1B 19 kDa-interacting protein 2-like protein isoform X1 — protein sequence MLCVCGHRSSLHDNNNDIVNLELRQEGDNFPRPPPGDSGRLDEEDVGPPGVSGGGGAKKRLAAPTLSLTLSHADSHEQSHDSVSVAALSSTLSLDINLEALETPSDSEAEPDGAHNLDWEDEFPRTKREGARGAAWSQGEPSGTGLMDLDQVDGEGRRWRKFCPSGQEYNVNMSVLEPYLQVLSHGGYYGDGMNAIILFTSCYLPENTVDDYDYVMEHLFRYMVGTLDLMVSENYVLVFLCAMAPRNKFPSIRWLRQCYTSIDRRLKKDLKGLLVVHPSWYFKVLLTVVKPFISDKFSKKIRFIQNLDQLSHVIPTDRLMIPDAIAQFDQQLNR from the exons atgttgtgtgtgtgtggtcacagGTCATCGCTTCATGACAACAACAATGACATCGTCAACTTGGAGCTGCGACAAGAAGGTGACAACTTCCCCAG aCCTCCTCCGGGGGATTCTGGAAGACTTGACGAGGAAGACGTCGGTCCGCCAGGAG TCTCAGGTGGGGGCGGAGCCAAGAAACGTCTGGCAGCTCCGACTCTCAGCCTGACGCTGAGCCACGCCGACTCTCACGAGCAAAGTCACGACAGCGTCTCGGTCGCGGCGCTCTCGTCCACGCTGTCGCTCGACATCAACCTGGAGGCGCTGGAGACGCCGTCCGACAGCGAGGCGGAGCCTGACGGCGCGCACAACCTGGACTGGGAGG ACGAGTTCCCTCGGACGAAGAGGGAGGGGGCGAGGGGCGCGGCCTGGAGCCAGGGGGAGCCGAGCGGGACGGGCCTGATGGACCTGGACCAGGTGGACGGCGAAGGGCGCCGCTGGAGGAAGTTCTGCCCGTCCGGCCAGGAATACAACGTCAACATGAGCGTCCTGGAGCCGTACCTCCAGGTGCTGTCACAcggag GTTACTATGGAGACGGGATGAACGCCATCATCCTCTTCACGTCGTGCTACCTTCCAGAAAACACGGTTGACGACTACGACTACGTGATGGAGCACCTGTTCAG GTACATGGTGGGCACCTTGGACCTGATGGTGTCCGAGAACTACGTGCTGGTCTTCCTGTGCGCGATGGCGCCCAGAAACAAGTTCCCGTCCATCCGATGGCTGCGCCAGTGCTACACCTCCATCGACAGAAG GTTGAAGAAGGACCTCAAAGGGCTACTGGTGGTGCATCCCAGCTGGTACTTCAAAGTCCTGCTCACTGTGGTCAAGCCTTTCATCAG TGACAAGTTCAGCAAGAAGATTCGTTTCATCCAAAATCTTGACCAGCTCTCCCACGTCATCCCCACAGACCGACTGATGATCCCGGACGCCATCGCTCA GTTTGACCAGCAGTTAAACAGATGA
- the polr3glb gene encoding DNA-directed RNA polymerase III subunit RPC7-like, producing the protein MAGRGRGRGRRMMTFNVEAVGINKGDTLPPSTQQPTPLFPALEHKPLPLSGGEEAEYLLALKQEFRGAMRTLPFFIQPDCARTGQRSHADVERYSDKYHSSEQADALTSWMPDWKRFPKELRLRVRKTPKKGVSKVVVVTQRAQAEEQKKAVEEKKEVLLKLETLQGEEQQSSEDEEQQEKKEEDQEPEEEYDEEELEEETDYIMSYFDNGEDFGGDSDDNVEEAVY; encoded by the exons ATGGCGGGTCGCGGCCGCGGGCGGGGCCGCAGGATGATGACGTTCAACGTGGAGGCCGTCGGGATCAACAAGGGAGACACTCTGCCTCCGTCCACCCAGCAGCCCACGCCGCTGTTTCCT GCTTTGGagcacaagcccctccccctgtCAGGAGGCGAGGAGGCCGAGTATCTGTTGGCcctgaaacaggagttcagaggCGCCATGAGGACCCTGCCCTTCTTCATCCAGCCCGACTGTGCCCGCACAGGTCAGAGGTCACATGCGG ATGTGGAACGATACTCTGACAAATATCACAGCAGCGAACAGGCCGACGCTTTGACGAGCTGGATGCCAG ACTGGAAGAGATTCCCAAAAGAGCTGAGGTTGCGtgtcaggaaaacaccaaaaaaag gtgtgtccaaagtggtTGTGGTGACACAAAGAGCTCAGGCTGAAGAGCAGAAAAAAGCAGTAGAAGAAAAAAAGGAGGTTCTCCTCAAACTGGAG ACGCTGCAGGGTGAGGAGCAGCAGAGCTCGGAGGATGAGGAGCAGCAGGAGAAGAAAGAGGAGGATCAGGAGCCGGAGGAAGAGTATGATGAGGAGGAGCTGGAGGAG GAGACGGACTACATCATGTCCTACTTTGACAACGGCGAGGACTTTGGCGGGGATAGTGACGACAACGTGGAGGAGGCAGTTTACTGA